The following coding sequences lie in one Streptomyces venezuelae genomic window:
- a CDS encoding sugar phosphate isomerase/epimerase family protein, translated as MSGATPQSPRTGLRYGYGTNGLTDLRLDDALGLLADLGYSGVGLTLDHMHLDPLAPDLAARTRHVARRLERLGLGVTVETGARYVLDPRRKHGPSLLDPDPERRTERGRLLIRAVQVAADLGAHAVHCFSGITPSGTPDDLAWLRLTDALGPVLDAASRAGVPLAVEPEPGHLLSSLADFHHLRRELGDPDPGLLGLTLDIGHCQCLEPLPPADCVRAAAPWLRHVQIEDMRRGVHEHLPFGDGEIDFPPVLEALATVGYRGLTVVELPRHSHAGPDLAARSIDFLRRAEAAVPAPALAATPAEGGTP; from the coding sequence ATGAGTGGAGCGACCCCGCAGAGCCCCCGCACCGGGCTCCGGTACGGCTACGGGACCAACGGGCTCACCGACCTCCGGCTCGACGACGCCCTCGGACTCCTCGCCGACCTCGGCTATTCCGGTGTCGGTCTGACCCTCGACCACATGCACCTCGACCCCCTCGCCCCCGATCTCGCCGCCCGCACCCGCCACGTGGCCCGCCGGCTCGAGCGGCTCGGGCTGGGCGTCACCGTCGAGACCGGTGCCCGATACGTCCTCGACCCGCGGCGCAAGCACGGCCCCTCCCTCCTCGACCCCGACCCGGAACGGCGTACCGAGCGCGGGCGTCTGTTGATTCGTGCCGTTCAGGTCGCCGCCGACCTCGGCGCCCACGCCGTGCACTGCTTCAGCGGCATCACCCCGTCGGGCACCCCGGACGACCTCGCGTGGCTCCGTCTCACCGACGCGCTCGGCCCCGTACTCGACGCCGCCTCCCGCGCCGGTGTTCCGCTCGCCGTCGAGCCCGAACCCGGCCATCTCCTCTCGTCACTCGCCGACTTCCACCACCTGCGTCGAGAACTCGGTGACCCCGACCCCGGACTCCTCGGCCTCACCCTCGACATCGGCCACTGCCAGTGCCTCGAGCCTCTCCCTCCCGCGGACTGCGTGCGTGCCGCCGCCCCCTGGCTGCGGCACGTCCAGATCGAGGACATGCGCCGCGGAGTCCACGAGCACCTGCCCTTCGGGGACGGAGAGATCGACTTCCCGCCCGTGCTCGAAGCGCTGGCCACCGTCGGCTACCGAGGGCTGACCGTCGTCGAACTGCCCCGCCACTCCCACGCGGGCCCCGACCTTGCCGCCCGCTCCATCGACTTCCTGCGCCGAGCGGAAGCCGCAGTCCCCGCCCCCGCCCTGGCCGCCACCCCCGCCGAAGGAGGTACCCCGTGA
- the eboE gene encoding metabolite traffic protein EboE, protein MRFRHPDGSTVHLAYCTNVHPAETLDGVLAQLRDHCEPVRRKLGRDRLGIGLWLAKDAAHSLVTDPAALRGLRTELDRRGLEVVTLNGFPYEGFGAEQVKYRVYKPDWTDPERLSHTTELARLLAALLPDDVTEGTISTLPLAWRTPFDTPRAEAARTALTVLAQRLDALTELTGRSIRIGLEPEPGCTVETTADAIAPLTAVGHDRIGVCVDTCHLATSFEDPRTALDALGAAGIPVVKSQLSAALHAEHPHLPDVREALAAFDEPRFLHQTRTLTGAGLRGTDDLGEALATDALPDTAPWRAHFHVPLHAAPAAPLTSTLPVLQDVLTRLVGGPAPLTRHLEVETYTWQALPPALRPRGRPQLAEGIAAELSLARDLLTDLGLKELP, encoded by the coding sequence ATGCGCTTCCGGCACCCCGACGGCTCCACCGTCCACCTCGCCTACTGCACCAACGTCCACCCGGCCGAAACCCTCGACGGAGTGCTCGCCCAGCTCCGCGACCACTGCGAGCCCGTGCGCAGGAAACTCGGCAGGGACCGCCTCGGCATCGGCCTGTGGCTCGCCAAGGACGCCGCCCACTCCCTCGTCACCGACCCCGCGGCGCTGCGGGGCCTGCGCACCGAACTCGACCGGCGCGGACTCGAAGTCGTCACCCTCAACGGCTTCCCCTATGAGGGCTTCGGTGCGGAACAAGTCAAATACCGCGTGTACAAGCCGGACTGGACCGACCCCGAACGCCTCAGCCACACCACCGAACTGGCCAGGCTCCTCGCCGCTCTCCTCCCCGACGACGTCACCGAAGGCACCATCTCCACTCTTCCGCTCGCCTGGCGCACCCCCTTCGACACTCCGCGCGCCGAGGCCGCCCGCACCGCCCTCACCGTGCTGGCCCAGCGCCTCGACGCCCTCACCGAGCTGACCGGACGCTCCATCCGCATCGGCCTCGAACCGGAGCCCGGCTGCACCGTCGAGACGACCGCCGACGCCATCGCCCCGCTCACCGCCGTCGGCCACGACCGCATCGGTGTCTGTGTCGACACCTGCCACCTCGCCACCTCCTTCGAAGACCCGCGGACCGCCCTCGACGCCCTCGGCGCCGCAGGCATCCCCGTCGTCAAATCGCAACTGTCCGCCGCACTGCACGCCGAACACCCCCACCTCCCCGACGTACGCGAAGCCCTCGCGGCCTTCGACGAACCCCGCTTCCTCCACCAGACCCGGACCCTGACCGGCGCCGGCCTGCGCGGCACCGACGACCTCGGCGAAGCACTCGCCACCGACGCGCTGCCCGACACGGCACCCTGGCGCGCCCACTTCCACGTCCCCCTCCACGCGGCTCCCGCCGCGCCCCTCACCTCCACGCTCCCCGTCCTCCAGGACGTCCTGACCCGACTCGTCGGCGGGCCCGCCCCCCTCACCCGGCATCTGGAGGTCGAGACCTACACCTGGCAGGCCCTCCCGCCCGCGCTGCGCCCCCGCGGCCGCCCCCAGCTCGCCGAGGGCATCGCCGCGGAGCTCTCCCTCGCCCGCGACCTCCTGACCGACCTCGGCCTCAAGGAACTCCCATGA
- a CDS encoding SCO3242 family prenyltransferase, whose protein sequence is MSALGTRRAWAELLRLPALFTVPGDALAGAAATGLRPNHRTLLAIGSSLCLYEAGMALNDWADRAEDAVERPERPLPSGRIAPPAALTAATALTAAGLALASRAGRPALAVAGTLAGTVWAYDLVLKHTPAGPAAMATARGLDLLLGATATAGPDHTPRARATAAAPSAAALAAHTLAVTVVSRREAQGGSSTAPLAALATTAALTTRLIGAARRSCPGGGGTWRGRGAPPATMRPGGGAPDLRNAVDTARRALPGALALAYAATAAKPLFHAALNPSPPLTQRAVGGGIRAMIPLQAALAARTGAPATALLTAALAPAARRFARKVSVT, encoded by the coding sequence GTGAGCGCGTTGGGCACCCGGCGCGCCTGGGCTGAACTCCTGCGCCTCCCCGCCCTGTTCACCGTTCCCGGCGACGCCCTCGCCGGAGCGGCCGCGACCGGTCTGCGTCCCAACCACCGCACTCTCCTCGCCATCGGTTCCTCCCTCTGCCTGTACGAGGCCGGTATGGCCCTGAACGACTGGGCCGACCGCGCCGAAGACGCCGTCGAACGCCCCGAACGCCCCCTCCCCTCCGGCCGCATCGCCCCACCCGCGGCCCTCACCGCTGCCACCGCCCTCACCGCCGCCGGCCTCGCCCTCGCCTCCCGCGCGGGCCGCCCCGCCCTCGCCGTGGCGGGCACGCTGGCCGGAACCGTGTGGGCGTACGACCTCGTCCTGAAGCACACCCCCGCCGGTCCGGCAGCCATGGCCACCGCGCGCGGCCTCGACCTGCTCCTCGGCGCGACCGCCACGGCAGGCCCCGACCACACCCCGCGCGCCCGGGCCACCGCAGCCGCCCCCTCGGCGGCGGCCCTCGCCGCCCACACCCTGGCCGTCACCGTCGTCTCCCGCCGCGAAGCCCAGGGCGGCTCCTCGACCGCACCCTTGGCCGCACTGGCGACGACAGCGGCCCTGACCACCCGCCTGATCGGCGCAGCACGCCGCTCCTGCCCAGGCGGGGGTGGCACGTGGCGAGGCCGGGGTGCCCCGCCGGCAACGATGCGCCCTGGCGGCGGCGCTCCGGACCTCCGGAACGCTGTCGACACCGCCCGCCGAGCCCTCCCCGGCGCCCTCGCCCTCGCCTACGCCGCAACCGCCGCCAAGCCCCTCTTCCACGCCGCCCTCAACCCGTCACCTCCCCTCACCCAGCGCGCCGTCGGCGGCGGAATCCGCGCCATGATCCCGCTCCAGGCCGCCCTGGCCGCCCGCACCGGCGCCCCCGCCACCGCCCTCCTGACCGCCGCCCTCGCCCCCGCGGCCCGCCGGTTCGCACGGAAGGTGAGCGTCACATGA
- a CDS encoding inositol-3-phosphate synthase has translation MWLIGARGSVATTAVAGCAAITAGLHAPTGMVTETAPFLDRGLPTLSSLVFGGHDTTSCPLPKRAEELAAGGVLPHGLPSAVHAELAAADAEIRPGGPQPGDTRTDEELIDAFTADIRAFIRRRGLARAVVVNVASTEPLPTDGAERLPSSSLYAAAALRAGCPYVNFTPSTGLHHPRLADAARTSGLPYAGRDGKTGQTLLRSVLGPMFAQRALSVRAWSGTNLLGGGDGAALADPAAAAAKNAGKERVLADTLGSAPEGEVHIDDVPSLGDWKTAWDHIAFDGFLGTRMVLQTTWQGCDSALAAPLILDLARLTSRAHERSLSGPLPALAFYFKDPDDGAPAALGEQYAALVDFAQQLGGDAAGVGDRGPGRVAAAEGGDGGPGGGGSAGREGRPSGRADVAGGGGRGSGRGEPAGADGPVTGPDGRGAVGGAAGGEAS, from the coding sequence GTGTGGCTGATCGGGGCACGCGGCTCGGTCGCGACCACGGCCGTCGCGGGCTGCGCGGCGATCACCGCCGGCCTCCACGCACCCACCGGCATGGTGACCGAGACCGCCCCCTTCCTGGACCGCGGCCTGCCAACGTTGTCGTCGCTCGTCTTCGGCGGCCACGACACGACCAGCTGCCCCCTGCCCAAACGAGCCGAGGAACTCGCCGCGGGCGGCGTCCTGCCCCACGGCCTCCCCTCGGCGGTGCACGCCGAACTCGCCGCCGCCGACGCGGAGATACGGCCCGGCGGCCCGCAACCCGGCGACACCCGCACCGACGAGGAACTGATCGACGCCTTCACCGCCGACATCCGCGCCTTCATACGCCGCCGGGGCCTCGCCCGCGCCGTGGTGGTCAACGTCGCCTCGACCGAACCGCTCCCCACGGACGGCGCCGAACGGCTCCCCTCCAGCTCCCTCTACGCGGCCGCCGCCCTCCGCGCCGGCTGCCCCTACGTGAACTTCACCCCCTCCACGGGCCTGCACCACCCGCGCCTCGCCGACGCGGCACGCACCTCCGGCCTCCCCTACGCGGGCCGCGACGGCAAGACCGGCCAGACCCTGCTGCGCTCCGTACTCGGCCCGATGTTCGCGCAACGCGCCCTCTCCGTACGCGCCTGGTCCGGCACGAACCTCCTCGGCGGCGGTGACGGCGCAGCCCTTGCCGACCCCGCAGCCGCCGCGGCGAAGAACGCCGGCAAGGAACGCGTCCTCGCCGACACGCTGGGCTCCGCCCCCGAGGGCGAGGTCCACATCGACGACGTCCCCTCCCTCGGCGACTGGAAGACGGCCTGGGACCACATCGCCTTCGACGGCTTCCTCGGCACGCGCATGGTCCTCCAGACCACCTGGCAGGGCTGCGACTCGGCCCTCGCCGCCCCCCTCATCCTGGACCTGGCCCGCCTGACCTCTCGCGCCCACGAACGCTCCCTCTCCGGCCCCCTCCCCGCCCTGGCCTTCTACTTCAAGGACCCGGACGACGGCGCCCCGGCTGCCCTGGGGGAGCAGTACGCCGCCCTGGTGGACTTCGCGCAGCAGTTGGGAGGGGACGCGGCCGGGGTCGGCGACCGTGGCCCTGGGCGGGTGGCTGCCGCCGAGGGGGGCGATGGTGGCCCCGGAGGGGGAGGCTCAGCGGGGCGAGAGGGTCGTCCTTCCGGGCGGGCGGACGTCGCCGGGGGAGGCGGTCGTGGCTCGGGGCGGGGAGAACCCGCCGGGGCAGACGGTCCCGTCACAGGACCGGACGGTCGCGGGGCCGTCGGTGGCGCGGCGGGCGGTGAGGCCTCGTGA
- a CDS encoding TatD family hydrolase, producing the protein MRIFDPHIHMTSRTTDDYQAMYAAGVRAVVEPAFWLGQPRTSPASFFDYFDSLLGWEPFRAAQYGIAHHCTIALNPKEANDPRCTPVLDELPRYLVKDNVVAVGEIGYDSMTPAEDTALAAQLQLAADHELPALVHTPHRDKLAGLRRTIDVIGESALPLDRVLIDHLNETTVKEAKDSGCWLGFSVYPDTKMDEERMVAILRDFGPDRVLINSAADWGKSDPLKTRKVADAMLATGYDEDDVDLVLWRNPVEFYGLSGRLQLDVREPDAATHEGNSILRGGA; encoded by the coding sequence ATGCGCATCTTCGACCCCCACATCCACATGACGTCCCGCACCACCGACGACTACCAGGCGATGTATGCCGCGGGCGTCCGCGCCGTCGTGGAACCCGCCTTCTGGCTCGGCCAGCCCCGCACGTCGCCCGCCTCCTTCTTCGACTACTTCGACTCCCTCCTCGGCTGGGAACCCTTCCGCGCGGCGCAGTATGGCATCGCCCACCACTGCACGATCGCCCTCAACCCGAAGGAGGCGAACGATCCCCGCTGCACCCCTGTCCTCGACGAACTGCCCCGCTATCTCGTCAAGGACAACGTCGTCGCCGTCGGAGAGATCGGCTACGACTCCATGACGCCCGCCGAGGACACCGCGCTCGCCGCCCAGCTGCAGCTCGCCGCCGACCACGAGCTGCCCGCCCTCGTGCACACCCCGCACCGCGACAAGCTCGCCGGCCTGCGCCGCACCATCGATGTGATCGGCGAGTCCGCCCTGCCCCTCGACCGCGTCCTCATCGACCATCTCAACGAGACCACCGTCAAGGAGGCCAAGGACAGCGGCTGCTGGCTGGGCTTCTCCGTCTATCCCGACACCAAGATGGACGAGGAACGCATGGTCGCGATCCTCCGCGACTTCGGACCCGACCGGGTGCTCATCAACTCCGCGGCCGACTGGGGAAAGAGCGACCCCCTCAAGACCCGCAAGGTCGCCGACGCCATGCTGGCCACCGGGTACGACGAGGACGACGTCGACCTCGTGCTGTGGCGCAACCCCGTGGAGTTCTACGGGCTCAGCGGCCGACTCCAGCTCGACGTGCGCGAACCGGACGCCGCCACCCACGAAGGCAACTCCATCCTGCGCGGCGGGGCGTGA
- a CDS encoding ThuA domain-containing protein, whose product MRASIRLATATAAAALLIGCVSGPAASKPEPPKKAGEKVLVFSKTSGFRHDSIPTGIAAVKELGAANGFTVDATEDAGAFTAKNLARYDAVVWLSTTGDVLNAAQQTAFERYIRGGGAYVGVHAAADTEYDWPFYGGLAGAYFQSHPAIQPAKVHAEDHAHPATAHLGTGSWDRTDEWYNYRANPRDRARVLASLDESSYTGGTMSGDHPIAWCQNYEDGRSFYTGGGHTKESWAEPAFRQHLLGGIRWAVGAAQADCRPEKGYTPIFDGTASSLEGWKQAGPGSLRLDEGDGTLKTVGGMGMLWYDRRELGSYSLKLDWRMRGDDNSGIFVGFPPSDDPWSAVNNGYEIQIDATDVPEKTTGSVYGFRSADLKKRDRALNPPGEWNTYEIRVEGERLRVYLNGVKINDFTNADPARSLRQGHIGIQNHGDADEVTFRNIRLKDLAAKGRPGRADPGQVPSGQDAGLGEARPGKAVTDE is encoded by the coding sequence ATGCGCGCATCCATCCGGCTTGCCACCGCGACCGCCGCGGCCGCCCTGCTCATCGGCTGTGTGTCGGGCCCCGCGGCCTCCAAGCCCGAACCGCCGAAGAAGGCGGGGGAGAAGGTCCTCGTCTTCTCCAAGACCTCCGGCTTCCGCCACGACTCCATCCCCACCGGCATCGCCGCCGTCAAGGAACTCGGCGCCGCGAACGGCTTCACCGTCGACGCGACCGAGGACGCGGGAGCCTTCACGGCCAAGAACCTGGCCCGGTACGACGCCGTGGTGTGGCTCTCGACGACCGGTGACGTCCTGAACGCCGCCCAGCAGACGGCGTTCGAGCGGTACATCCGCGGCGGCGGCGCCTACGTCGGCGTGCACGCCGCGGCCGACACCGAGTACGACTGGCCCTTCTACGGCGGGCTCGCGGGCGCCTACTTCCAGTCGCACCCCGCGATCCAGCCCGCGAAGGTCCACGCCGAGGACCACGCGCACCCGGCCACCGCCCACCTCGGCACGGGCAGCTGGGACCGCACCGACGAGTGGTACAACTACCGCGCCAACCCCCGCGACCGGGCCCGCGTGCTCGCCTCCCTCGACGAGTCGTCGTACACGGGCGGCACGATGTCCGGCGACCACCCCATCGCCTGGTGCCAGAACTACGAGGACGGCCGCTCCTTCTACACCGGCGGCGGCCACACCAAGGAGTCCTGGGCCGAACCCGCCTTCCGGCAGCACCTGTTGGGCGGCATCCGGTGGGCCGTCGGCGCGGCCCAGGCCGACTGCCGACCGGAGAAGGGCTACACCCCGATCTTCGACGGCACCGCCTCCTCGCTGGAGGGCTGGAAGCAGGCGGGCCCCGGCTCCCTGCGGCTCGACGAGGGCGACGGCACGCTCAAGACCGTCGGCGGCATGGGCATGCTCTGGTACGACCGGCGCGAACTCGGCTCCTACTCCCTCAAGCTCGACTGGCGGATGCGGGGCGACGACAACTCGGGGATCTTCGTGGGCTTCCCGCCCTCCGACGACCCCTGGTCGGCCGTGAACAACGGCTACGAGATCCAGATCGACGCCACGGACGTCCCCGAGAAGACGACGGGCTCCGTCTACGGCTTCCGCTCCGCCGACCTGAAGAAGCGCGACCGCGCGCTGAACCCGCCGGGGGAGTGGAACACGTACGAGATCCGCGTCGAAGGCGAACGCCTTCGCGTCTACCTCAACGGGGTCAAGATCAACGACTTCACCAACGCCGACCCCGCCCGCAGCCTGCGCCAAGGCCACATCGGCATCCAGAACCACGGCGACGCCGACGAGGTCACCTTCCGGAACATCCGCCTCAAGGACCTGGCCGCCAAGGGCCGCCCGGGCAGGGCGGACCCGGGGCAGGTCCCTTCAGGACAGGATGCGGGCCTGGGAGAGGCCCGCCCGGGGAAGGCTGTGACGGATGAGTGA
- a CDS encoding PQQ-dependent sugar dehydrogenase has translation MHRKRPRLRTTLALLTGTVLTGASLTLAVPNAGAVPADPPAQAAPVAEDFQQVTLAKGAPETGEPMTLAVLPDRSVLHTSRDGTLRLTDAAGNTKIAGKIPVYTHDEEGLQGVGIDPKFKDNRAIYLYYAPPLDTPAGDAPENGTAEDFKKFDGVNRLSRFVLKADGTLDNASEKKVLDVPASRGICCHVGGDIDFDKDGNLYLSTGDDSNPFASDGFTPIDERANRNPAFDARRSAGNTNDLRGKILRVKVADDGSYTVPDGNLFAKGTEKTRPEIYAMGFRNPFRMSVDKPTGIVYVGDYGPDAGAADPKRGPAGQVEFARVTKPGNFGWPFCTGKNDAYVDYDFATGTSGAAFDCKAPKNDSPHNTGLTELPPAQEAWIPYDGGSVPEFGSGSESPMGGPVYRYDAANTSPVKFPEAYDGDFFAGEFGRRWIKRIEQGTDGTVSKINPFPWTGTQVMDMEFGPDGALYVLDYGTAWFGGDENSGLYRIENATDGHSPVAEATASKTSGQAPLRTKFTAKATDADGGTLTYAWDFGDGGKSTQQNPTYTYKKNGVYTATVTVKDSTGRTGSASAHITVGNTAPKVTLELPGDGQLFTFGDKVPFKVKVTDPEDGPIDCAKVKVTHILGHDSHGHPVTSANGCEGTIQTSADGEHDPNANIFGVFDAEYTDKGANGQPALTTHDQNVVQPKHRQGEHFNDSKGVSVVNHTPAHGGKTVGDIHNGDWVSFEPYILGNATKLTARVASAGSGGTLEVRSGSAGGRLLGTAKVAPTGGWETYADVSTAISKPPTKTTKLFLVFEGNGSGALYDVDDFTFTTS, from the coding sequence GTGCACAGGAAACGCCCGAGACTCCGCACCACCCTCGCCCTGCTCACCGGCACCGTACTCACCGGCGCCTCCCTGACCCTCGCCGTGCCGAACGCCGGTGCCGTCCCCGCCGACCCGCCCGCGCAGGCCGCCCCCGTCGCCGAGGACTTCCAGCAGGTCACCCTCGCCAAGGGCGCGCCGGAGACGGGCGAGCCGATGACGCTGGCCGTGCTCCCCGACCGCTCGGTCCTGCACACCTCACGCGACGGCACGCTCCGCCTCACGGACGCGGCGGGCAACACCAAGATCGCCGGAAAGATACCGGTCTACACGCACGACGAAGAGGGCCTCCAGGGCGTCGGCATCGACCCGAAGTTCAAGGACAACCGGGCCATCTACCTCTACTACGCGCCGCCGCTCGACACCCCCGCGGGCGACGCCCCGGAGAACGGCACCGCCGAGGACTTCAAGAAGTTCGACGGCGTGAACCGCCTCTCCCGCTTCGTCCTGAAGGCCGACGGCACCCTCGACAACGCCAGCGAGAAGAAGGTCCTCGACGTCCCCGCGAGCCGCGGCATCTGCTGCCACGTCGGCGGCGACATCGACTTCGACAAGGACGGCAACCTCTACCTGTCGACCGGCGACGACTCGAACCCCTTCGCCTCGGACGGCTTCACGCCCATCGACGAGCGCGCGAACCGCAACCCCGCCTTCGACGCGCGGCGCAGCGCGGGCAACACCAATGACCTGCGCGGCAAGATCCTCCGCGTCAAGGTCGCCGACGACGGCTCGTACACGGTCCCGGACGGCAACCTCTTCGCCAAGGGCACCGAGAAGACGCGCCCCGAGATCTACGCGATGGGCTTCCGCAACCCCTTCCGCATGAGCGTCGACAAGCCGACCGGCATCGTCTACGTCGGTGACTACGGGCCCGACGCCGGCGCGGCCGACCCCAAGCGCGGCCCAGCCGGACAGGTCGAGTTCGCCCGGGTCACCAAGCCCGGCAACTTCGGCTGGCCCTTCTGCACCGGCAAGAACGACGCGTACGTCGACTACGACTTCGCGACCGGCACCTCCGGCGCCGCCTTCGACTGCAAGGCCCCGAAGAACGACTCGCCGCACAACACCGGCCTGACCGAGCTGCCGCCCGCGCAGGAAGCGTGGATCCCGTACGACGGCGGCTCCGTGCCCGAGTTCGGCAGCGGCTCCGAGTCCCCGATGGGCGGCCCCGTCTACCGCTACGACGCGGCCAACACCTCCCCGGTGAAGTTCCCCGAGGCGTACGACGGCGACTTCTTCGCCGGTGAGTTCGGCCGCCGCTGGATCAAGCGCATCGAGCAGGGCACGGACGGCACGGTCTCGAAGATCAACCCGTTCCCGTGGACCGGCACCCAGGTCATGGACATGGAGTTCGGCCCCGACGGCGCCCTCTACGTCCTCGACTACGGCACAGCCTGGTTCGGCGGCGACGAGAACTCGGGCCTCTACCGCATCGAGAACGCCACCGACGGACACTCCCCGGTCGCCGAGGCCACCGCGTCCAAGACCAGCGGACAGGCGCCGCTGCGCACCAAGTTCACCGCCAAGGCCACGGACGCCGACGGCGGGACGCTCACCTACGCCTGGGACTTCGGCGACGGCGGCAAGTCGACACAGCAGAACCCCACGTACACGTACAAGAAGAACGGCGTCTACACCGCCACCGTGACCGTGAAGGACTCCACCGGACGCACCGGCTCGGCCAGCGCGCACATCACCGTCGGCAACACCGCGCCCAAGGTGACCCTGGAGCTCCCCGGTGACGGCCAGCTCTTCACCTTCGGCGACAAGGTGCCCTTCAAGGTGAAGGTGACCGACCCGGAGGACGGCCCGATCGACTGCGCCAAGGTCAAGGTCACGCACATTCTCGGCCACGACAGCCACGGTCACCCCGTCACCTCGGCCAACGGCTGCGAGGGCACCATCCAGACCTCCGCCGACGGCGAGCACGACCCGAACGCGAACATCTTCGGGGTGTTCGACGCCGAGTACACCGACAAGGGCGCGAACGGCCAGCCCGCGCTGACCACCCACGACCAGAACGTCGTCCAGCCCAAGCACCGCCAGGGCGAGCACTTCAACGACTCCAAGGGTGTCTCCGTCGTCAACCACACCCCGGCGCACGGCGGCAAGACCGTCGGCGACATCCACAACGGCGACTGGGTCTCCTTCGAGCCGTACATCCTCGGCAACGCAACCAAGCTGACCGCACGCGTCGCGTCGGCCGGATCCGGGGGCACGCTGGAGGTACGCAGCGGATCCGCCGGCGGCAGGCTCCTCGGCACCGCGAAGGTCGCGCCGACCGGTGGCTGGGAGACGTACGCCGACGTCAGCACAGCGATCAGCAAGCCGCCCACGAAGACCACGAAGCTCTTCCTGGTCTTCGAGGGCAACGGCTCCGGAGCGCTCTACGACGTGGACGACTTCACCTTCACGACGAGCTGA
- a CDS encoding EboA domain-containing protein: MTDTSEIAALRTQLENDLGGAARAWLDQATAEAAAHGQRPEREGPGPTPTWELRFAEAGRRCGPPHADAARILLLQAAHATPVTLARLYAQGTAAERRAILRALPHLVPGPDALPLVEDALRTNDTSLVAAAVGPYAAAHLPPHDWRHAVLKCLFTGVPLDAVADLPRRAHGDAELARMLGDYATERSAAGRPVPGDLHRAMELTVLESPSAPAGPLTGEEQES; encoded by the coding sequence GTGACCGACACCTCCGAGATCGCCGCCCTCCGTACCCAGCTCGAGAACGACCTCGGCGGAGCCGCCCGCGCCTGGCTCGACCAGGCCACCGCCGAAGCCGCCGCGCACGGACAGCGACCCGAACGGGAGGGGCCGGGACCCACCCCCACGTGGGAACTGCGGTTCGCCGAGGCAGGACGCCGCTGCGGCCCCCCGCACGCCGACGCCGCCCGCATCCTGCTCCTGCAAGCCGCCCACGCGACCCCGGTGACCCTCGCCCGCCTCTACGCCCAGGGCACCGCAGCCGAACGCCGGGCCATCCTGCGGGCACTGCCCCATCTGGTACCGGGACCCGACGCGCTGCCCCTCGTCGAGGACGCCCTGCGCACCAACGACACGAGCCTCGTCGCCGCCGCCGTCGGCCCCTACGCCGCCGCGCACCTCCCTCCGCACGACTGGCGGCACGCCGTCCTCAAGTGCCTGTTCACCGGTGTCCCGCTGGACGCCGTCGCCGACCTGCCGAGGCGTGCCCACGGCGACGCGGAACTCGCCCGGATGCTCGGCGACTACGCGACGGAGCGGTCCGCGGCCGGCCGCCCCGTCCCCGGCGACCTGCACCGGGCCATGGAGCTGACCGTCCTCGAGTCCCCCTCGGCCCCCGCGGGCCCCCTCACCGGCGAGGAGCAGGAGTCCTGA